A window of the Lactuca sativa cultivar Salinas chromosome 5, Lsat_Salinas_v11, whole genome shotgun sequence genome harbors these coding sequences:
- the LOC111909005 gene encoding uncharacterized protein LOC111909005, with translation MSSPEPPPYIPEQPFPYQGGYGGQYGQTEYQAHSHRCCWGSRPARTWKIHYVEDCNVYVGALETFVEEREVITETEPYHGNNNIDGKDKGPELGVLELDLRSEFPVLFTHQKESRAQIPHSESIKKCSDCEGRGDIICGKCNVDQEPGVWKQYVKLGPTQPVNWCNLHVSLAP, from the exons AGCAACCGTTTCCATACCAAGGTGGCTATGGAGGACAATATGGTCAAACTGAATATCAAGCTCATAG CCACCGATGCTGTTGGGGAAGCAGGCCTGCTCGAACATGGAAGATCCATTATGTTGAAGACTGCAATGTCTATGTTGGAGCCCTTGAAACTTTTGTTGAAGAAAGAGAAGTCATCACTGAAACAGAACCATATCATGGAAACAACAACATTGATGGAAAAGATAAAGGCCCTGAACTTGGTGTTTTGGAACTGGATTTAAGGTCAGAATTCCCAGTTCTATTCACTCATCAAAAAGAATCCCGTGCCCAAATCCCCCATTCAGAATCCATCAAAAAATGCTCAG ATTGTGAAGGAAGAGGAGATATTATTTGTGGTAAATGCAATGTTGATCAGGAACCAGGAGTTTGGAAGCAATATGTGAAGTTGGGGCCAACTCAACCTGTGAATTGGTGTAATCTACATGTTTCGCTTGCTCCCTGA